Proteins found in one Exiguobacterium sp. 9-2 genomic segment:
- a CDS encoding metal ABC transporter permease, which produces MIEAFMTLKFLQYALVAAILIGFTAPLIGSFVVVRRMSLIADALSHVTLAGIALSLLISGMVAQLADLNPLYLGIVTSVIAALTIDWLRAKYKHFQELAIPIIMATGMGLGATFISLANGFSMDLVSFLFGTVSAVALTDVYTILIVTVVVVIFVFAFYKELLFLSFDEEQARVSGIRLRLVHILFMIVVALVIAISMRIVGILLVSSLITLPVAAALRIAKSFKTTIFLAIIFGEIATVLGLILAYQFDLAPGGMIVLLAVLELIIVMLLERFWIGGKTHEDEHRTSA; this is translated from the coding sequence ATGATCGAAGCATTCATGACGTTAAAATTTTTACAGTATGCTTTAGTGGCTGCCATTTTAATTGGATTCACGGCCCCATTGATTGGCTCGTTCGTCGTCGTCCGGCGGATGAGCCTGATCGCAGATGCACTTTCGCACGTCACGTTAGCTGGGATTGCACTCAGTCTCTTGATTTCTGGTATGGTCGCGCAATTAGCGGACTTAAATCCACTGTACTTAGGAATCGTGACGTCGGTCATCGCGGCACTGACGATTGATTGGTTGCGCGCTAAATATAAGCATTTTCAAGAACTCGCGATTCCGATCATCATGGCAACAGGGATGGGGCTCGGTGCGACATTCATTAGTCTTGCGAACGGCTTTTCAATGGATCTCGTCTCCTTCTTATTTGGAACGGTTTCGGCTGTTGCCTTAACGGATGTGTACACGATTCTTATCGTGACGGTCGTGGTCGTCATCTTCGTCTTTGCCTTTTATAAGGAATTGTTGTTCCTCTCATTTGACGAGGAACAGGCACGTGTCTCGGGAATCCGACTTCGTTTAGTTCACATTCTCTTTATGATCGTCGTTGCGCTTGTGATCGCGATTAGTATGCGAATCGTCGGGATTTTACTTGTCTCGAGCTTAATCACGTTGCCGGTTGCGGCAGCACTTCGAATTGCAAAAAGTTTTAAGACGACGATCTTTTTAGCTATCATCTTCGGTGAGATTGCAACAGTACTTGGACTCATCCTGGCTTATCAGTTTGATTTAGCACCCGGCGGAATGATTGTCCTACTTGCCGTGCTCGAACTGATCATCGTCATGCTATTAGAACGTTTTTGGATAGGAGGTAAAACACATGAAGACGAACATCGAACAAGCGCGTGA
- a CDS encoding Fur family transcriptional regulator codes for MKTNIEQARERMKASGFKMTPKRLDLLSYLFEVNRYVSAREVAEALRTSHPSLSYDTIYRNLNDFSEIDLLEVTELDGEMKYRAACASGHHHHHLICRICGKTETLNVCPMEWISPAQETGFEVEDHKFEIYGRCANCQRLTS; via the coding sequence ATGAAGACGAACATCGAACAAGCGCGTGAACGAATGAAGGCTTCTGGGTTTAAAATGACACCGAAACGTCTGGATTTGCTATCGTATCTGTTTGAAGTGAATCGGTATGTCAGTGCGCGGGAAGTGGCAGAAGCTCTCCGGACGTCTCATCCTTCGTTAAGTTATGATACGATTTATCGAAACTTGAATGATTTTTCGGAAATCGACTTATTAGAAGTGACGGAATTAGACGGTGAGATGAAATATCGGGCTGCCTGTGCTTCCGGTCATCACCATCATCATTTGATATGCCGAATCTGTGGCAAGACGGAGACGTTGAATGTCTGCCCGATGGAGTGGATTTCACCCGCTCAAGAGACTGGTTTTGAAGTCGAAGATCATAAATTCGAAATCTATGGACGTTGTGCGAATTGTCAACGCTTGACGTCTTAA
- a CDS encoding bifunctional ADP-dependent NAD(P)H-hydrate dehydratase/NAD(P)H-hydrate epimerase, protein MIYDTQEARQIDEWARTSGLPLEVLMERAGSQIATQIKTRHSKRERILILCGTGNNGGDGYVIGRELIRDGFDVTLFTPFGKSRSDIATIHTHYAEAFGLVAEKPCGRYDVILDALYGTGFDPGRINPEFEAQCTFVSEQKQQGARIYAIDVPSGVPTDHTIGFKEIAIRADATFQLHAMKRSTFLIRTAPFYGESETLDIGLPAFGEWRVSPKDLASLFKREPYGHKGTYGTALLIGGSDTMPGSIQLATRAALRTGVGKLQVATTSLAKQGIVVQAPEAMVVDQTLPAIQNVLSSISAVGIGPGLSQEVAETWVDHLLESDLPVVLDAGALIKESYPERTAPIIVTPHIGEFARMTNQTVASIQDDLFGQATEYAVLHQVTVVLKSHVILIAKPNGGGFVISGASSGLAKGGSGDTLFGILTSLLAQHPSGDVEKTLALGAEWYACASKQVERRLHPSSLLATDVIEELGRFGL, encoded by the coding sequence ATGATTTATGATACACAGGAAGCACGACAAATTGATGAGTGGGCACGGACATCTGGGCTACCGCTCGAGGTGTTAATGGAGCGAGCCGGAAGTCAGATCGCAACACAGATTAAAACGCGCCATTCGAAGAGGGAACGAATACTAATTTTGTGTGGAACCGGCAATAATGGTGGGGATGGTTATGTCATTGGTCGCGAACTGATACGTGACGGATTCGATGTCACGCTATTCACTCCGTTTGGAAAGAGTCGTTCGGATATTGCAACGATTCATACTCATTATGCAGAAGCGTTCGGACTTGTAGCCGAAAAACCATGTGGTCGATATGATGTCATTTTGGATGCCTTATACGGTACTGGATTTGATCCAGGTCGGATTAATCCGGAATTCGAGGCGCAGTGTACATTCGTATCGGAACAAAAGCAGCAAGGAGCACGCATCTATGCAATAGATGTACCGAGCGGTGTGCCAACGGACCATACTATAGGATTCAAAGAGATAGCGATTCGAGCAGATGCGACATTTCAATTGCATGCGATGAAACGATCTACCTTTTTGATACGGACGGCACCGTTTTATGGAGAATCAGAAACGCTAGATATCGGATTACCGGCTTTTGGTGAATGGCGCGTCTCACCGAAGGATCTGGCTTCCTTGTTTAAGCGGGAACCATACGGTCACAAGGGGACATACGGAACGGCATTATTGATTGGAGGAAGTGACACGATGCCGGGATCCATTCAACTTGCGACACGGGCAGCCCTAAGAACGGGAGTCGGTAAACTACAAGTCGCGACGACGTCACTTGCGAAACAGGGGATCGTCGTCCAAGCACCGGAAGCGATGGTCGTGGACCAGACGTTACCGGCGATTCAGAACGTGCTATCTTCCATATCAGCAGTTGGAATCGGTCCTGGTTTATCGCAAGAAGTAGCCGAAACATGGGTGGATCATCTACTTGAGAGTGATTTACCGGTAGTATTAGATGCCGGAGCACTAATAAAAGAAAGTTACCCAGAACGAACCGCGCCGATCATCGTCACACCGCATATTGGCGAATTCGCTCGGATGACGAATCAGACTGTTGCAAGTATTCAAGATGATCTATTCGGTCAAGCAACTGAGTATGCCGTCTTGCATCAAGTAACTGTCGTTTTGAAATCCCATGTCATTTTAATCGCTAAACCAAATGGAGGTGGGTTTGTCATCTCTGGTGCATCGAGTGGTCTCGCAAAGGGAGGAAGCGGGGATACCTTGTTTGGAATTTTAACGAGTCTCCTTGCGCAACATCCATCAGGAGATGTCGAAAAAACGCTAGCGCTAGGAGCGGAGTGGTATGCGTGTGCTTCAAAACAAGTTGAACGACGATTACATCCAAGTAGTTTGTTAGCAACGGATGTCATCGAAGAGTTAGGACGATTTGGGTTATAG
- a CDS encoding bifunctional diguanylate cyclase/phosphodiesterase, translated as MEDIVRKQQWWIGNFALFMMLVGALIIYTTTEETIKNAYLSRSVIISFLVLMGIFIFYISRRKMDVVLQTHLLSLMLLVVPITSISFLPYVAVTVWASSFLFLMIALISYQRIMMWYAIIIAIATSFYVMWNADTVTVKIDPTDHYGRIGMIIIGVSIALVINHLHIRNLNRLNDLAIQLHDTARCDEETGVLNRQGLNEVDFPRPEKQLIFVGIHLENYYELARYFGEDIQSQVLRACIERLKRKLPPYQAFARIEAGTLLIVMKKPDKVACKEAMEKLSQEISIPYEIEGHHVYVNISIVIDNGEGATDNRKRRVQQLLTALQEAAQQNERVMCIDQAWRKDQELRVKAAQSLAQANIETDFYLVYQLQYDVRSEQFIGLEALVRWKTSLQGADRPSVFIPIAEKSDLMIRLGEWIFEEGCKTRKALIGLVPDEFTLSVNVSPRQLTSESFMPFIERTLLKYALKPQQIKIEITESQSLDFESQSIHRALKRIKTLDFPVSLDDFGTGHASYHVLERLLPLRQLKIPKQFIEQIGASEKRQSILESIFQLSQSMHVECIVEGVETGEEVRIAKEIGIHLFQGYFFAKPVPLEEIICLLQKTNEGTIH; from the coding sequence ATGGAGGACATTGTTCGGAAACAACAATGGTGGATCGGAAATTTTGCCCTTTTCATGATGCTTGTTGGCGCTTTAATCATTTATACGACGACGGAAGAGACGATAAAGAATGCATATTTAAGTCGTTCTGTCATTATTTCATTTTTAGTCCTCATGGGGATTTTTATTTTTTATATCAGTCGTCGTAAGATGGACGTGGTGTTGCAAACCCACTTATTGTCCTTGATGTTGCTCGTTGTTCCAATCACTTCGATTAGTTTTTTACCTTATGTGGCGGTCACCGTTTGGGCTAGCAGTTTTTTGTTTTTAATGATCGCTTTGATTTCGTATCAACGAATCATGATGTGGTACGCCATCATCATTGCCATCGCAACTAGTTTTTACGTCATGTGGAATGCCGATACCGTGACGGTGAAAATTGATCCGACTGATCATTATGGACGAATTGGCATGATTATAATTGGTGTTTCCATCGCCCTTGTCATCAATCACTTGCATATCCGTAATTTAAATCGTTTGAATGATTTGGCGATACAACTACACGATACGGCACGCTGTGACGAAGAAACAGGTGTTTTGAATCGTCAAGGATTGAACGAAGTCGATTTCCCAAGACCTGAAAAACAGCTCATTTTCGTCGGGATTCATTTAGAAAATTATTATGAGTTGGCACGGTATTTTGGAGAAGACATTCAGTCACAAGTGTTACGAGCATGTATTGAACGGCTCAAGCGAAAACTACCTCCTTATCAAGCGTTTGCTCGAATCGAAGCAGGAACGTTATTGATCGTCATGAAAAAGCCGGACAAGGTGGCATGTAAGGAAGCGATGGAAAAATTGAGTCAAGAAATTTCCATACCTTACGAAATCGAAGGGCATCATGTCTACGTCAACATATCCATCGTCATCGATAATGGAGAAGGGGCGACGGACAATCGGAAGCGTCGAGTACAGCAGTTATTGACTGCGCTACAGGAAGCCGCTCAACAAAATGAACGTGTGATGTGCATTGACCAAGCCTGGCGAAAGGATCAAGAATTGCGAGTCAAAGCAGCACAATCATTAGCACAGGCTAATATTGAAACGGACTTTTACCTCGTCTATCAATTGCAGTACGATGTTCGATCAGAACAATTCATTGGTCTTGAAGCATTGGTTCGCTGGAAGACCTCGTTGCAAGGAGCTGATCGACCATCCGTCTTCATCCCGATTGCTGAAAAAAGTGACTTGATGATTCGTCTAGGAGAATGGATTTTTGAGGAAGGGTGTAAGACGCGTAAAGCATTGATCGGTCTCGTTCCGGATGAATTTACCTTATCGGTTAACGTATCGCCACGACAATTGACGAGTGAGTCATTCATGCCATTCATTGAACGAACGCTACTCAAGTATGCACTAAAGCCGCAACAGATTAAGATCGAGATCACGGAAAGTCAGTCGCTTGATTTTGAGAGTCAATCGATTCATCGAGCGCTCAAGCGCATCAAAACACTCGATTTTCCAGTTTCTCTTGATGATTTCGGGACTGGTCATGCCTCGTATCACGTCCTCGAACGTTTATTACCGTTACGTCAATTAAAGATTCCAAAGCAATTCATTGAACAAATCGGAGCATCAGAGAAACGACAATCGATCCTTGAGTCGATTTTTCAATTGAGTCAGTCGATGCATGTCGAATGTATCGTCGAGGGGGTAGAGACGGGAGAAGAAGTACGCATTGCCAAAGAAATCGGGATTCATTTGTTCCAAGGCTACTTCTTCGCTAAACCGGTACCACTCGAAGAAATCATCTGTCTACTACAAAAAACGAATGAAGGAACGATTCATTAA
- a CDS encoding GGDEF domain-containing protein produces the protein MMLATVNIFFVNICIIFLVSTFAFYLLRDRLPIQPDSMISTRLYFGFANGITGILLMHHAIDLNGALIDLRLLPLALSALFGGNISITVTGLMLLIYRFLIDNGDSINALLSSVMTLLGFLMLSFICRRFITRQGYFFTAIVTVGSLLVLWRLITSNSPVDAWRTIYIPYFVLTIGGAFLFYRLSLLLQQHFVLYSYQSYLASTDQLTRLANRHVILEKVTTLEKNRASWGVILFDLDHFKSVNDTHGHAGGDAVLRHFSIVLNEHCPAPITVGRYGGEEFIVIIPDCDLYEPIHLAETIVAAVQQTPFVMQDHAVSITVSAGIAYAHHQPAETVFKQADIALYEAKTQGRNQYRLYQLYEKATSLRKVRTEVAF, from the coding sequence ATGATGCTTGCTACAGTGAATATCTTTTTTGTTAATATTTGTATTATTTTTCTCGTTTCTACGTTCGCCTTTTATCTGCTTCGTGATCGTTTACCGATTCAACCCGACTCGATGATATCTACTCGGCTGTATTTTGGTTTTGCTAATGGGATCACCGGTATTCTTCTTATGCATCATGCGATCGATTTAAACGGCGCACTGATTGATTTGCGTTTGTTACCTCTCGCTTTATCCGCTTTATTCGGTGGTAACATCAGTATCACAGTGACGGGATTAATGCTTTTGATTTATCGTTTTTTAATCGATAATGGCGATTCTATAAATGCCCTACTTAGTTCTGTCATGACGCTACTCGGTTTTTTGATGCTGTCATTTATTTGTCGTCGGTTCATTACACGGCAAGGATATTTTTTTACCGCCATCGTGACAGTCGGCTCTCTACTTGTTCTTTGGCGACTGATTACGAGTAATTCCCCTGTAGATGCCTGGAGGACGATTTATATTCCTTATTTCGTCTTAACGATTGGCGGAGCCTTTTTGTTTTATCGTTTGTCACTACTCCTGCAACAACATTTTGTTCTTTACTCTTATCAATCCTATCTCGCTTCGACCGATCAATTAACAAGGCTTGCGAATCGACATGTCATTTTGGAAAAGGTCACGACGCTTGAAAAAAACAGAGCTTCTTGGGGCGTCATCTTGTTTGACTTAGATCACTTCAAGAGTGTGAATGACACACATGGTCACGCCGGCGGCGACGCCGTCTTGCGCCATTTTTCGATTGTATTGAATGAACATTGTCCCGCACCTATCACGGTTGGTCGATATGGCGGTGAAGAGTTCATCGTCATCATTCCAGATTGTGACCTTTACGAACCTATTCATTTAGCAGAAACAATCGTGGCAGCCGTTCAACAAACGCCATTTGTCATGCAGGATCACGCTGTATCGATCACGGTATCTGCTGGAATTGCTTACGCTCATCATCAACCCGCTGAAACGGTCTTCAAGCAAGCAGATATTGCTTTGTATGAAGCAAAAACACAAGGTCGAAATCAATATCGACTGTACCAACTGTATGAAAAAGCCACTTCTCTCCGAAAGGTTCGGACTGAAGTGGCTTTTTAG
- a CDS encoding 5' nucleotidase, NT5C type gives MKIGIDIDGTITHPSSCFTYMNKHLGTSIDFNQASEYELHTYTDMNQIEFWDYMVNSGHESGIYRESIPQEHVRHHLWNLRKQYDLHYVTARSELVRPVTEEWIKQHELPLDSLIMTGSHDKVQVVRDLSLDLFMEDRLENAVQIAEDTFIPVILFDAPYNRKAVPNNVIRVASWNEAVQEIQKFAPIR, from the coding sequence ATGAAAATTGGAATCGACATCGATGGAACGATCACACATCCATCCTCTTGCTTCACTTACATGAATAAACATCTCGGAACGTCGATTGACTTCAATCAGGCGTCTGAATATGAATTGCATACGTATACGGATATGAATCAAATCGAATTTTGGGACTACATGGTGAACTCCGGTCACGAGTCAGGAATTTATCGTGAGTCCATCCCTCAAGAACATGTTCGCCACCACTTATGGAATTTGCGGAAGCAATATGATCTCCATTACGTGACAGCACGATCGGAACTCGTTCGTCCTGTAACTGAAGAGTGGATCAAACAACATGAACTTCCTCTTGATTCCTTAATCATGACGGGATCACACGACAAAGTACAAGTCGTCCGTGATTTATCACTCGATTTGTTTATGGAAGATCGATTAGAGAATGCTGTGCAGATTGCAGAAGATACATTCATCCCTGTGATTTTGTTCGACGCACCTTATAACCGTAAAGCCGTACCGAATAATGTTATTCGTGTCGCTTCATGGAATGAGGCTGTTCAAGAGATTCAAAAATTTGCACCGATTCGTTAA
- the ispG gene encoding flavodoxin-dependent (E)-4-hydroxy-3-methylbut-2-enyl-diphosphate synthase encodes MPKMVHRSKTRPVRVGDLVIGGNNEVIIQSMTTTKTHDVEATVAEILRLEEAGCQIVRVACPEERDALALAEIKSRINIPLVVDIHFNYKLALMAIEAGVDKIRINPGNIGRREKVEAVVTAAKAKNIPIRIGVNAGSLEKHILEKYGYPTARGMVESALHHIKILEDLDFHDIIVSLKASDVQLALEAYQLASESFDYPLHVGITESGPLRSGSLKSAAGLGAILSRGIGNTVRVSLSADPVEEVKVAKEVLKSFGLAANAATLISCPTCGRIEIDLMSIAAEIEDYIENIQANIKVAVLGCAVNGPGEAREADIGIAGARNEGLLFRHGEIIRKVPEATMVEELKKEIDAIVLEKQAEKEAEKANHA; translated from the coding sequence ATGCCGAAAATGGTCCATCGCTCTAAGACTCGTCCCGTTCGTGTAGGGGACCTTGTCATTGGTGGAAATAATGAAGTCATCATCCAAAGTATGACGACAACTAAAACACACGACGTCGAAGCGACAGTCGCTGAAATTCTACGCCTTGAAGAAGCTGGTTGCCAAATCGTCCGCGTCGCTTGTCCAGAAGAACGTGATGCGCTCGCACTTGCAGAAATCAAAAGCCGAATCAACATTCCGCTTGTCGTAGACATCCACTTCAACTATAAACTTGCGCTTATGGCAATCGAAGCTGGCGTCGATAAAATCCGAATCAACCCAGGTAATATCGGTCGCCGCGAAAAGGTCGAAGCCGTCGTTACAGCAGCAAAAGCAAAAAATATCCCAATCCGGATTGGGGTAAATGCCGGTTCACTTGAAAAGCATATTCTTGAAAAATATGGCTACCCAACTGCTCGTGGTATGGTCGAGAGTGCTTTGCACCACATTAAGATTCTCGAAGATCTCGACTTCCATGATATCATCGTCTCACTTAAGGCATCAGACGTACAGTTGGCGCTTGAAGCGTATCAGCTCGCTTCTGAATCATTCGACTATCCACTTCATGTCGGGATTACGGAATCTGGTCCACTTCGCTCTGGTTCATTAAAATCAGCAGCGGGACTTGGCGCGATCTTGTCACGCGGAATCGGAAACACGGTTCGTGTATCTCTTTCAGCGGACCCTGTCGAAGAAGTAAAAGTTGCAAAAGAAGTCTTGAAATCATTTGGTCTCGCGGCGAACGCAGCGACATTGATCTCATGTCCAACATGTGGTCGGATCGAAATCGATTTAATGTCGATTGCTGCAGAAATCGAAGACTATATCGAAAACATCCAAGCGAACATCAAAGTTGCGGTTCTCGGATGTGCGGTCAACGGTCCTGGTGAAGCGCGTGAAGCTGATATCGGTATCGCTGGTGCACGAAACGAAGGATTGCTATTCCGTCACGGAGAAATCATCCGCAAAGTACCGGAAGCAACGATGGTCGAAGAATTGAAGAAAGAGATCGATGCGATCGTTCTCGAAAAACAGGCTGAAAAAGAAGCCGAAAAAGCGAACCACGCATAA
- a CDS encoding Na/Pi cotransporter family protein: MNYDLQEMIFTFIGGLGIFLFGIKYMGDGLQKTAGDRLRYILDKYTTNPLLGILAGIVVTILIQSSSGTTVIVVGLVSAGLMNLRQAIGVVMGANIGTTITAFIIGFNVKEAALPAIAIGAFLIFFFNKERVQYIGQIFFGFGALFYGLTLMGDGMAPLESSAWFRELTVSMSDNPLLGVFVGTIFTVLVQSSSATIGILQELYAGDMIDIKAALPVLFGDNIGTTITAVLAALGASIAAKRTAAAHVIFNIIGTILFLIALPVFSSFIAWITDALGLEPKMQIAFAHGTFNVVNTLIQCWFIAQIAWLVQKIVPGTDTTIDSKPRHLDQNILNQSSALALNQAKLEVLRMGEFSKDALAKAHRYTQSHDKKDVSESEQIEYAINYLNTEVTSYLVKIAAHDLSERESNDHSLLMHAVNDFERIGDHVENIVELIDFQIVNRIQFTTSAKRELDEMYVLTQEIVACAIRAVEEDDVTRARKVLELEGKLDAFERSFRKQHVLRVNAGECTGQAGMIFVDLLSNLERIGDHAVNITDLVLEQRTALMN; encoded by the coding sequence ATGAACTATGATTTGCAGGAAATGATTTTTACCTTCATCGGTGGACTTGGGATTTTCCTTTTCGGTATTAAGTATATGGGAGATGGTCTCCAAAAAACAGCGGGAGACCGATTACGTTATATCCTCGATAAGTATACGACGAATCCACTATTAGGTATCTTAGCAGGTATCGTCGTCACGATATTGATTCAATCGTCATCCGGTACGACTGTCATCGTCGTCGGACTCGTGAGTGCAGGTCTGATGAATTTACGACAAGCAATTGGTGTCGTCATGGGAGCGAACATCGGTACGACGATCACGGCCTTTATCATCGGGTTCAATGTTAAAGAAGCGGCACTTCCGGCAATCGCCATTGGTGCTTTCTTGATCTTCTTCTTCAATAAAGAACGTGTTCAGTATATCGGACAGATTTTCTTTGGTTTCGGTGCATTGTTTTACGGTCTCACATTGATGGGGGACGGGATGGCTCCGCTCGAATCAAGTGCCTGGTTCCGAGAGTTGACTGTCTCGATGTCGGATAACCCATTGCTTGGTGTATTCGTCGGAACTATTTTTACAGTTCTTGTTCAGTCGTCATCTGCGACGATTGGTATCTTACAGGAGTTGTATGCTGGTGACATGATCGATATCAAAGCGGCACTACCGGTCTTGTTCGGTGATAACATTGGAACAACGATTACGGCAGTACTTGCAGCACTTGGTGCGTCGATCGCAGCCAAACGGACAGCCGCCGCACACGTCATCTTCAATATCATCGGAACAATTTTGTTCTTGATCGCATTACCAGTGTTCTCAAGCTTCATCGCATGGATTACAGACGCGCTTGGTTTAGAACCGAAAATGCAAATTGCTTTTGCACACGGAACGTTCAATGTCGTCAACACATTGATTCAATGTTGGTTCATCGCACAAATCGCATGGCTCGTTCAAAAAATCGTACCAGGTACGGATACGACGATCGATTCAAAACCGCGTCATCTCGATCAAAACATCTTAAATCAATCTTCTGCGCTTGCCTTAAACCAAGCGAAACTTGAAGTTTTGCGTATGGGTGAATTCTCAAAAGACGCACTTGCAAAAGCACACCGTTACACGCAATCGCATGATAAAAAAGATGTTTCAGAATCCGAGCAGATTGAATATGCGATCAACTACCTGAATACAGAAGTGACGAGTTATCTCGTTAAAATAGCAGCACATGATTTATCAGAACGTGAATCAAACGATCATTCGTTATTGATGCACGCCGTCAATGACTTTGAGCGGATTGGTGATCATGTTGAGAATATCGTTGAATTAATCGACTTCCAGATCGTCAACCGGATTCAGTTCACCACATCTGCGAAGCGAGAGCTTGATGAGATGTATGTCCTGACACAAGAAATCGTCGCTTGTGCGATTCGCGCCGTCGAAGAAGACGATGTCACGCGGGCACGAAAAGTTCTTGAACTTGAAGGGAAACTTGATGCATTCGAACGTTCATTCCGTAAACAGCATGTACTTCGCGTGAATGCTGGTGAATGTACAGGACAAGCGGGAATGATCTTCGTCGACTTACTTTCAAACCTTGAACGAATCGGCGATCACGCTGTGAACATCACGGATCTCGTCCTTGAACAGCGGACAGCATTAATGAACTAA
- a CDS encoding alpha-amylase, with product MERNHTMMQFFEWHVENDGKHWQRLKERAPELRAAGITSVWIPPASKGQSDEDTGYGIYDVYDLGEFDQKGTVRTKYGTKDELVEAIEVAHENDIAVYADVVMNHKAAADELETIKVVEVNPEDRSKEISEEFEIDAWTKFTFPGRNGKYSDFVWTHEFFNGTDFDAREEKTGIFKISGNNKDWNNQVDDEFGNYDYLMFANIDYNHPTVREEMIRWGHWFKDTIDCQGFRLDAIKHINYEFVREFAKSMMESSEGDFYMVGEFWKSDLDDCRHFLDSVDYTIDLFDVPLHYKFHEASKQGEKFDLTTLFADTLVESHPTNAVTFVDNHDSQPGESLESWVDDWFKQHAYAAILLRKDGYPCVFYGDYYGVQGPTPVEGKKEMINALLYTRYHKAYGEQQDYLDDPHCVGWVRLGVDEIENSGCAVLLSNADMCEKRMFVGEERAGQEWFDYTNHQDHPVVIDEEGFGVFPVPGGGVSVFAPREVE from the coding sequence ATGGAACGTAACCATACGATGATGCAGTTTTTCGAGTGGCATGTAGAGAATGATGGAAAGCACTGGCAACGTTTGAAAGAACGAGCGCCTGAATTGCGTGCTGCTGGCATCACGTCCGTGTGGATTCCACCAGCATCGAAAGGTCAGTCGGATGAAGATACAGGATACGGCATCTATGATGTCTATGACTTAGGCGAGTTCGATCAAAAAGGAACGGTCCGGACGAAATATGGCACAAAGGATGAACTGGTCGAAGCAATCGAAGTTGCCCATGAGAACGATATCGCTGTTTATGCGGATGTTGTCATGAACCATAAAGCTGCAGCAGACGAACTCGAAACGATTAAAGTAGTGGAAGTCAATCCAGAAGACCGATCGAAAGAAATTTCAGAAGAGTTTGAAATCGATGCATGGACGAAGTTTACTTTCCCAGGTCGTAATGGAAAGTATTCGGATTTCGTCTGGACACACGAATTCTTCAATGGAACGGATTTTGACGCGCGCGAAGAAAAAACAGGGATCTTTAAGATTTCCGGAAATAATAAAGATTGGAACAACCAAGTAGATGATGAGTTCGGCAATTATGATTACCTCATGTTTGCAAACATCGACTACAATCATCCGACGGTACGGGAAGAAATGATCCGTTGGGGACACTGGTTCAAGGACACGATCGATTGCCAAGGCTTCCGTCTTGATGCAATCAAGCATATCAACTATGAATTTGTCCGTGAATTCGCGAAATCGATGATGGAAAGCAGCGAAGGCGATTTTTACATGGTCGGCGAGTTTTGGAAGTCAGATCTCGACGATTGCCGTCATTTCCTAGACAGTGTCGACTACACGATTGATTTGTTTGATGTTCCGCTTCATTATAAATTCCATGAAGCTTCCAAGCAGGGAGAAAAATTTGATTTAACGACATTGTTTGCGGATACGCTCGTCGAGTCGCATCCGACGAATGCCGTGACGTTCGTCGACAATCACGATTCACAGCCTGGCGAGTCGCTAGAATCATGGGTGGATGACTGGTTCAAGCAACATGCCTATGCAGCGATCTTGTTACGTAAGGACGGATATCCATGTGTCTTTTACGGGGATTACTATGGCGTCCAAGGACCGACCCCTGTCGAAGGAAAAAAAGAGATGATCAATGCCCTGCTCTATACGCGCTATCATAAAGCATACGGAGAACAACAGGATTATCTTGATGACCCGCACTGTGTAGGCTGGGTTCGTCTTGGTGTCGATGAAATCGAGAACTCAGGTTGTGCCGTGTTGCTTTCGAACGCCGACATGTGCGAGAAACGCATGTTCGTCGGTGAAGAGCGTGCGGGTCAAGAATGGTTCGACTATACAAACCATCAAGATCATCCAGTCGTGATTGACGAAGAAGGATTTGGTGTCTTCCCGGTTCCGGGCGGAGGCGTCTCTGTTTTTGCTCCGCGAGAAGTCGAGTAA